Proteins encoded within one genomic window of Methanothrix harundinacea 6Ac:
- a CDS encoding DUF835 domain-containing protein, whose product MDLELINPLLALAAMVLYLLLLFGIAHYADRKREMGRSIVSNPYVYALSFSVYVTAWTFYGSVGRCATEGLGFLPIYLGPSLVMLLGWTVIRKMIVVSKEHRLATISDFISFRYGKSYVIGALVAVAILIVITPYVALQLIAISESLTIISGDYHETLGMRRLMVAVLLAVFAIIFGTRHLDPLERHEGLIAAVAFESVVKLVAFLAAGIYITYGLLGGYGEIVGGIAESVDYSHLLEVDYVSWITLLAMSSFAILFLPRQFHVMVVENSDKGHLKKAMWLFPLYLLLINLFVPAVAWGGLLLGAPGKADMFMVSIPISQGQDLLALLVFIGGTSAATAMVLVEAVAVGTMILNDLEMPYIVRKIGKGRNLPSLILSLKRLNILLVVGLGYLYSLLVGFPALVDIGTLSFLAACQLAPAALGGLYWKRGCRQGAIAGLVAGFFVWAYSALLPTLAEAGWISREFIAAGPFGIALLRPTALLGLELEIWSHAFFWSILANFTLYVLFSLIHEPSGEEKALAESFVDVYRAPPRVEPSPLLPFGESVVIRVGTVDELEGTVARYIGAERAKNVVELNLADLKTTREGIDARQLFELKDRLEKTLTGSLGPTATRMIVEDEVGVKPVVEVIQETSPVYTLDPGKVYIIPEKAYEVFTDQITHGVEGLCITSSDPEEIRSRWHFTETPIIRLSHQRGRGDRYIAPNNLPLIFITIKSFVEKSKNNIILLDSLEELIEENASTVPEAEVLDFVHALEELSSRGRTRLIIQARQEFVNRRLSAEINEAHQLIFLLGPLSAYLFKAFADSFLKRLDEPARGTVQRSIGEMVETEKVFAGIRGEGEDVGCDPEMGEIDLSSRGSSLKVYSRSRFSRWEFFAALRRLGRAIEAADPTFDLLQAARPLMAKYGLHPIELRLAPGTTYVLEEEKPVQSLRIYADLVARGVEGLCISRYHPERLMERYGLPPERVIWLTQSAGIGPEVRQVDPTNFPRLSGMISDFLSRADEPLILLEGLGYLITQSNYESVLRFVQSQRDEVALKRGILMIHIDPLALDLKERHRLVSEMEVLLVGEEKG is encoded by the coding sequence GTGGACCTCGAGTTGATCAACCCCCTTCTTGCCCTGGCGGCGATGGTCCTATACCTCCTCCTCCTCTTCGGGATAGCCCATTACGCCGACAGAAAGCGCGAAATGGGCCGGAGCATCGTCTCCAACCCCTACGTCTACGCCCTCTCCTTCTCCGTCTACGTCACCGCCTGGACCTTCTACGGCTCCGTAGGAAGGTGCGCCACCGAGGGGCTCGGTTTCCTCCCGATATATCTGGGACCCTCCCTGGTGATGCTCCTCGGCTGGACGGTGATAAGGAAGATGATCGTCGTCTCGAAGGAGCACCGCCTCGCCACCATCAGCGACTTCATAAGCTTCAGGTACGGCAAGAGCTACGTCATAGGAGCCCTCGTCGCCGTAGCGATCCTGATCGTCATAACCCCCTACGTCGCCCTCCAGCTGATAGCCATATCCGAGTCCCTGACGATCATCAGCGGCGACTATCACGAGACCCTGGGGATGAGGAGGCTGATGGTGGCGGTCCTTCTTGCGGTCTTCGCCATCATCTTCGGAACGAGGCACCTCGACCCCCTGGAGCGGCACGAGGGTCTCATCGCCGCCGTCGCCTTCGAGTCGGTGGTCAAGCTCGTTGCCTTCCTCGCCGCGGGGATCTACATAACCTACGGCCTCCTCGGCGGCTACGGCGAGATCGTCGGCGGTATCGCCGAGAGCGTCGATTATTCTCATCTCCTGGAGGTGGATTACGTCTCCTGGATCACCCTTTTGGCGATGTCGTCCTTTGCCATCCTCTTCCTCCCCAGGCAGTTTCACGTCATGGTGGTGGAGAACTCCGACAAAGGGCACCTGAAGAAGGCGATGTGGCTCTTTCCCCTCTACCTCCTGCTGATAAACCTCTTCGTCCCGGCGGTCGCCTGGGGCGGCCTCCTCCTGGGGGCGCCGGGGAAGGCGGACATGTTCATGGTCTCCATCCCCATCAGCCAGGGGCAGGATCTCCTTGCCCTCCTGGTCTTCATCGGCGGCACCTCCGCCGCCACCGCCATGGTCCTCGTCGAGGCGGTGGCGGTGGGGACGATGATCTTAAACGACCTCGAGATGCCCTACATCGTCAGAAAGATCGGGAAGGGGCGGAACCTCCCTTCCCTCATCCTCTCCTTGAAGCGGCTGAACATCCTCCTGGTGGTGGGGCTCGGGTACCTATACTCCCTCCTGGTGGGATTTCCTGCCCTCGTCGACATCGGAACCCTCTCCTTCCTCGCCGCCTGCCAGCTCGCGCCCGCAGCCCTCGGCGGCCTCTACTGGAAGCGCGGCTGCAGGCAGGGGGCGATAGCGGGTCTTGTAGCCGGTTTCTTCGTATGGGCTTACTCCGCCCTTCTTCCCACTCTCGCCGAAGCCGGCTGGATCTCCAGGGAATTCATCGCCGCGGGTCCCTTCGGTATCGCCCTCCTCCGGCCGACGGCCCTCCTGGGGCTGGAGCTGGAGATCTGGTCCCACGCCTTCTTCTGGTCGATCCTGGCGAACTTCACCCTTTACGTCCTCTTCTCCCTCATCCACGAGCCGAGCGGGGAGGAGAAGGCCCTCGCCGAGAGCTTCGTCGACGTCTACAGGGCCCCTCCCCGGGTCGAGCCCTCTCCCCTCCTCCCCTTCGGCGAGAGCGTGGTGATAAGGGTCGGGACGGTCGACGAGCTGGAGGGGACGGTGGCCCGGTACATCGGGGCCGAGAGGGCGAAGAACGTCGTCGAGCTGAACCTCGCCGACCTCAAGACGACCCGGGAGGGGATCGATGCGAGGCAGCTCTTCGAGCTGAAGGACAGGCTGGAGAAGACCCTCACCGGCTCCCTGGGGCCGACGGCCACGAGGATGATCGTCGAGGACGAGGTGGGGGTGAAGCCGGTGGTGGAGGTGATCCAGGAGACGAGCCCCGTATACACCCTCGATCCGGGGAAGGTCTACATAATCCCGGAGAAGGCCTACGAGGTCTTCACCGACCAGATCACCCACGGGGTCGAGGGGCTCTGCATAACCTCCTCGGACCCCGAGGAGATCCGCTCGAGGTGGCACTTCACCGAGACCCCCATCATCAGGCTCAGCCACCAGCGGGGGCGGGGGGATAGGTACATAGCCCCCAACAACCTCCCCCTCATCTTCATAACGATAAAGTCCTTCGTCGAGAAGAGCAAGAACAACATCATCCTCCTGGACAGCCTCGAAGAGCTGATCGAGGAGAACGCCTCCACCGTCCCCGAGGCGGAGGTCCTCGACTTCGTCCACGCCCTGGAGGAGCTCTCCAGTAGGGGCAGGACGAGGCTCATCATCCAGGCGAGGCAGGAGTTCGTCAACAGAAGGCTATCTGCGGAGATCAACGAGGCCCATCAGCTGATCTTCCTCTTGGGCCCCCTCTCCGCCTACCTCTTCAAGGCCTTCGCCGACTCCTTCCTCAAGAGGCTCGACGAGCCGGCCAGGGGTACGGTCCAGAGGAGCATCGGGGAGATGGTGGAGACGGAGAAGGTCTTCGCCGGGATCCGGGGGGAGGGGGAGGACGTCGGCTGCGACCCCGAGATGGGCGAGATCGATCTCTCCTCCCGGGGGTCTTCTCTGAAGGTATATTCCAGGTCGAGGTTCAGCCGCTGGGAGTTCTTTGCGGCCCTGAGGCGCCTTGGGAGGGCGATCGAGGCGGCGGACCCGACCTTCGACCTCCTCCAGGCCGCAAGGCCCCTGATGGCCAAGTACGGCCTCCACCCCATAGAGCTCCGCCTCGCCCCCGGGACGACCTACGTCCTCGAGGAGGAGAAGCCGGTCCAGAGCCTGAGGATCTACGCCGACCTCGTCGCCCGGGGGGTGGAGGGGCTCTGCATCAGCAGGTACCACCCCGAGAGGCTGATGGAGAGGTACGGCCTCCCCCCCGAGAGGGTGATATGGCTGACCCAGTCGGCGGGGATTGGGCCGGAGGTGCGGCAGGTAGACCCCACCAACTTCCCGAGGCTCAGCGGGATGATCTCCGACTTCCTCTCCAGGGCCGATGAGCCCCTGATCCTGCTGGAAGGGCTCGGCTACCTGATAACCCAGAGCAACTACGAGTCGGTCCTGAGGTTCGTCCAGTCCCAGAGGGACGAGGTCGCCCTGAAGAGGGGGATATTGATGATCCACATCGACCCCCTGGCCCTGGACCTCAAGGAGAGGCACAGGCTCGTCAGCGAGATGGAGGTCCTCCTGGTCGGAGAGGAAAAGGGATGA